Proteins encoded together in one Bactrocera neohumeralis isolate Rockhampton chromosome 4, APGP_CSIRO_Bneo_wtdbg2-racon-allhic-juicebox.fasta_v2, whole genome shotgun sequence window:
- the LOC126756570 gene encoding scavenger receptor class B member 1, with amino-acid sequence MPARKCFWCKIVLVALLGAISLILFVISLKVNFQWALTQEHIRFRKGFPSQENWIASPHGTLKSYLFNVTNGEAFLNGSDSKIKLQEIGPIVYRIKGKNEILNQTDSSLTYQKLRYDDIQFDAASSCAPDILNQTIILPNFILFGTAAKFHDWVFLVRHAFNAITVKEPVLIKETINYFLWNFTTPALKSLSSYVPNIVSNCGMLHNALKKKQEIFNVKIGSKNGVNNFFKVNSLNQKTFFPEQMNRLKNLKLTTGSQYCPIELSEAFDNSLFTPYLDPERELTIIAGEACRTHLLNYVDTVHHLGFKGFRYAINDNSVEKSCLDDAMGIKLHKGMFDVSKCLFNDVPSAFSHPHFYGSTYNWSEHFEGLSPNQKDHEAIIVIEPISGIPIEVKYRFQSNIPLPDMAGYSKELQRFSKMVIPTFWYEYNLDDLPPMVLFFMRFNVHVTPIAQPICTVFFFLFTIWCFLYTYVTLKGVKISHLLLNLLNYKNK; translated from the exons atgccaGCTAGGAAGTGTTTTTGGT gTAAAATTGTATTAGTGGCGCTATTAGGAGCGATCAGCttgattttatttgtaatttcgcTAAAAGTAAACTTTCAATGGGCCCTTACACAAGAACACATTCGATTTCGAAAAGGCTTCCCCTCACAAGAAAATTGGATAGCATCGCCACATGGAACTTTGAAAAGTTACCTATTTAACGTCACGAATGGCGAAGCTTTTCTTAACGGTAGTGATTCAAAAATTAAGCTACAAGAGATAGGACCAATCGTGTATCGTATTAAgggaaaaaatgaaatattgaacCAAACTGACTCTAGTCTTACCTATCAGAAATTACGTTATGACGACATACAGTTTGACGCAGCCAGCAGTTGTGCTCCAGATATACTtaatcaaacaataattttaccAAACTTCATTTTGTTCGGCACTGCTGCTAAATTCCATGATTGGGTTTTTCTTGTGAGACATGCTTTTAACGCTATAACAGTCAAGGAACCGGTCCTAATAAAAGAaacaatcaattattttttgtggaaCTTTACAACACCTGCTTTAAAGTCACTGTCCAGCTATGTACCAAATATTGTTTCAAACTGTGGGATGCTGCataat GCACTCAAAAAGAAGCAAGAAATATTCAATGTAAAAATAGGTTCAAAAAAtggtgtaaataatttttttaaagttaattctTTGAACCAAAAAACATTCTTTCCTGAACAAATGAATCGCTTAAAGAATTTAAAGCTGACAACTGGTTCTCAGTATTGTCCAATTGAGTTATCGGAAGCTTTTGATAATTCATTGTTTACACCATATTTGGATCCTGAACGTGAACTAACTATTATTGCTGGTGAAGCTTGTAGAACGCATCTTTTAAACTATGTTGACACTGTACATCATTTGGGGTTCAAAGGCTTTCGTTACGCTATTAACGATAACTCTGTAGAGAAGAGTTGTTTGGATGATGCTATGGGAATCAAGTTACATAAAGGAATGTTTGATGTTTCGAAATGTCTTTTTA ATGACGTTCCCTCTGCATTTTCACATCCGCATTTCTATGGTTCGACTTACAATTGGAGTGAACATTTTGAAGGATTATCACCAAACCAAAAGGACCACGAAGCCATAATAGTAATAGAACCAATATCTGGTATACCAATTGAAGTAAAATACAGATTTCAATCAAATATTCCGTTACCTGATATGGCTGGTTACAGTAAAGAATTGCAGCGGTTCAGTAAAATGGTCATACCGACATTCTGGTATGAATAT AATTTGGATGACTTGCCGCCGATGGTGCTTTTCTTCATGCGATTCAATGTGCATGTAACGCCAATAGCTCAACCTATTTgtactgttttcttttttctttttaccatTTGGTGTTTTCTGTACACCTATGTTACTCTCAAAGGTGTAAAAATATCGCATTTGCTGTTAAAccttttaaattacaaaaacaaataa